One Ananas comosus cultivar F153 linkage group 23, ASM154086v1, whole genome shotgun sequence genomic window carries:
- the LOC109727983 gene encoding transcription initiation factor TFIID subunit 12b isoform X3, whose protein sequence is MAETSSSASPQKPLQPPPSGGDPVPTPNSQNPSLTPPQIPPSPTISDLSQISSPQIPQSQPQIDGSGTLDYSMKQQQQQQQQQQQNLMAASSGFQMNQIQQGLQRSGSMPRLTQIQQQYAAAAGAVRQQAGMYGGQMSFGGAQIQQQQQQMAGGMSRAGMIGQVGQLPMLPGQTAAHFGLQSQMIAQQQPRQKGLAPGAQFNPANSGQALQGMQTMGVMNTLGLNPQIRASGPLAYGQQQRFNQGQMRPQQIAAALTSPQKLPGQSLPRTPSLAAMNSQLSGLSQNGQSALVQTALTQQQQQQWLKQQMQPSMGGPVSPSYHLQQQQQQQQQQRQQQSFLTQQMSSGQLQRLTQQQISQLIQQQQQQQNMLQQQPQQQQLQQLQQQQQSPRMPSATTPVTATTAVAMTAGSSSQPGEVTSQFLGKRKIQDLVSQVDPLSKLDPVVEDLLLEMADDFIDSVTTFACHLAKHRKSSTLETKDVLLHLEKNWHLTIPGFSRDRKNYQRNSAN, encoded by the exons ATGGCGGAGACCTCATCCTCCGCTTCCCCTCAAAAACCCCTTCAACCCCCTCCCAGTGGCGGGGACCCGGTCCCCACCCCCAATTCCCAAAACCCTAGCCTCACCCCTCCGCAGATCCCCCCTTCTCCTACTATTAGCGATCTATCGCAGATATCGTCGCCCCAAATTCCCCAATCTCAGCCGCAAATCGATGGATCGGGAACCCTAGATTACTCCatgaagcagcagcagcaacaacagcagcagcagcagcagaatcTCATGGCGGCATCGTCGGGGTTCCAGATGAATCAGATTCAGCAGGGGCTTCAGAGGTCGGGGTCGATGCCGCGGCTGACCCAGATTCAGCAGCAGTACGCGGCCGCGGCGGGCGCGGTGCGACAGCAGGCTGGGATGTATGGAGGGCAGATGAGCTTCGGCGGGGCTCAaattcagcagcagcagcagcagatggCTGGCGGAATGTCGCGGGCAGGGATGATCGGGCAGGTCGGGCAGCTTCCGATGCTGCCTGGGCAGACTGCGGCGCACTTTGGACTCCAGTCTCAGATGATCGCTCag CAGCAGCCAAGACAGAAGGGTTTAGCACCAGGTGCGCAGTTCAATCCAGCAAATTCGGGGCAGGCATTGCAAGGAATGCAAACAATGGGGGTCATGAATACACTTGGATTGAACCCGCAGATAAGAGCAAGCGGTCCTCTCGCATATGGTCAACAACAGCGGTTCAACCAGGGGCAAATGAGACCTCAGCAGATAGCAGCAGCTCTTACATCTCCCCAG AAGCTACCAGGTCAAAGCTTACCAAGAACGCCATCACTTGCGGCAATGAACTCGCAGTTATCCGGCTTATCTCAAAATGGACAATCTGCACTCGTGCAAACAGCTCTcactcagcagcagcagcagcaatggcTAAAGCAGCAGATGCAGCCATCAATGGGTGGGCCTGTTTCTCCCTCATATCaccttcagcagcagcagcagcagcagcagcagcagcgtcAGCAGCAGAGCTTCTTGACCCAACAGATGTCTTCAGGTCAGCTGCAGCGACTGACCCAACAGCAGATTTCTCAACTTatacagcagcagcagcagcagcagaatatgcttcagcagcagcctcaacagcagcagctgcaacagctgcagcaacaacaacaatctCCAAGGATGCCATCAGCAACAACACCAGTTACAGCAACAACTGCAGTAGCCATGACTGCTGGGAGTTCGAGTCAACCAGGAGAAGTAACTAGTCAATTCCTCGGCAAAAGAAAGATACAAGATTTGGTTTCTCAG GTGGATCCTCTAAGTAAGCTTGATCCTGTAGTTGAAGACCTACTTTTGGAGATGGCTGATGACTTCATTGACTCG GTTACCACATTTGCATGCCATCTTGCAAAGCATCGGAAATCTTCTACTTTGGAAACCAAGGATGTATTACTACACCTAG AGAAAAATTGGCATTTGACTATTCCTGGTTTCTCGAGGGACAGAAAGAATTACCAGAGAAATTCT GCTAATTAA
- the LOC109727983 gene encoding transcription initiation factor TFIID subunit 12b isoform X4, whose amino-acid sequence MAETSSSASPQKPLQPPPSGGDPVPTPNSQNPSLTPPQIPPSPTISDLSQISSPQIPQSQPQIDGSGTLDYSMKQQQQQQQQQQQNLMAASSGFQMNQIQQGLQRSGSMPRLTQIQQQYAAAAGAVRQQAGMYGGQMSFGGAQIQQQQQQMAGGMSRAGMIGQVGQLPMLPGQTAAHFGLQSQMIAQQQPRQKGLAPGAQFNPANSGQALQGMQTMGVMNTLGLNPQIRASGPLAYGQQQRFNQGQMRPQQIAAALTSPQKLPGQSLPRTPSLAAMNSQLSGLSQNGQSALVQTALTQQQQQQWLKQQMQPSMGGPVSPSYHLQQQQQQQQQQRQQQSFLTQQMSSGQLQRLTQQQISQLIQQQQQQQNMLQQQPQQQQLQQLQQQQQSPRMPSATTPVTATTAVAMTAGSSSQPGEVTSQFLGKRKIQDLVSQVDPLSKLDPVVEDLLLEMADDFIDSVTTFACHLAKHRKSSTLETKDVLLHLDTG is encoded by the exons ATGGCGGAGACCTCATCCTCCGCTTCCCCTCAAAAACCCCTTCAACCCCCTCCCAGTGGCGGGGACCCGGTCCCCACCCCCAATTCCCAAAACCCTAGCCTCACCCCTCCGCAGATCCCCCCTTCTCCTACTATTAGCGATCTATCGCAGATATCGTCGCCCCAAATTCCCCAATCTCAGCCGCAAATCGATGGATCGGGAACCCTAGATTACTCCatgaagcagcagcagcaacaacagcagcagcagcagcagaatcTCATGGCGGCATCGTCGGGGTTCCAGATGAATCAGATTCAGCAGGGGCTTCAGAGGTCGGGGTCGATGCCGCGGCTGACCCAGATTCAGCAGCAGTACGCGGCCGCGGCGGGCGCGGTGCGACAGCAGGCTGGGATGTATGGAGGGCAGATGAGCTTCGGCGGGGCTCAaattcagcagcagcagcagcagatggCTGGCGGAATGTCGCGGGCAGGGATGATCGGGCAGGTCGGGCAGCTTCCGATGCTGCCTGGGCAGACTGCGGCGCACTTTGGACTCCAGTCTCAGATGATCGCTCag CAGCAGCCAAGACAGAAGGGTTTAGCACCAGGTGCGCAGTTCAATCCAGCAAATTCGGGGCAGGCATTGCAAGGAATGCAAACAATGGGGGTCATGAATACACTTGGATTGAACCCGCAGATAAGAGCAAGCGGTCCTCTCGCATATGGTCAACAACAGCGGTTCAACCAGGGGCAAATGAGACCTCAGCAGATAGCAGCAGCTCTTACATCTCCCCAG AAGCTACCAGGTCAAAGCTTACCAAGAACGCCATCACTTGCGGCAATGAACTCGCAGTTATCCGGCTTATCTCAAAATGGACAATCTGCACTCGTGCAAACAGCTCTcactcagcagcagcagcagcaatggcTAAAGCAGCAGATGCAGCCATCAATGGGTGGGCCTGTTTCTCCCTCATATCaccttcagcagcagcagcagcagcagcagcagcagcgtcAGCAGCAGAGCTTCTTGACCCAACAGATGTCTTCAGGTCAGCTGCAGCGACTGACCCAACAGCAGATTTCTCAACTTatacagcagcagcagcagcagcagaatatgcttcagcagcagcctcaacagcagcagctgcaacagctgcagcaacaacaacaatctCCAAGGATGCCATCAGCAACAACACCAGTTACAGCAACAACTGCAGTAGCCATGACTGCTGGGAGTTCGAGTCAACCAGGAGAAGTAACTAGTCAATTCCTCGGCAAAAGAAAGATACAAGATTTGGTTTCTCAG GTGGATCCTCTAAGTAAGCTTGATCCTGTAGTTGAAGACCTACTTTTGGAGATGGCTGATGACTTCATTGACTCG GTTACCACATTTGCATGCCATCTTGCAAAGCATCGGAAATCTTCTACTTTGGAAACCAAGGATGTATTACTACACCTAG ATACCGGCTGA